In Kwoniella pini CBS 10737 chromosome 5, complete sequence, the following are encoded in one genomic region:
- a CDS encoding guanine nucleotide-binding protein subunit alpha, producing the protein MGGCMSTPETPKHPSETKQVPATTTKSPQTNLSNPSSSPLVTNNSNRESTPTNGTPGQGLAAALAATEPAPPESKNDRNRSNIIDRQLEDDSRKFKRECKILLLGSGESGKSTIVKQMKIIHQNGYSREELLSFRQIVHKNVLDSAQALIMAMRKIGVDPEEPNNRVYADRILEYRMDADPLSVLPTEVLHNVDSLWHDPVIPSVMDRSSEFYLMDSATYFFANLRKIGAADYIPDEADVLRARTKTTGISETRFNMGQLSIHMFDVGGQRSERKKWIHCFEAVTSIIFCVALSEYDQVLLEESGQNRMQESLVLFESVINSRWFLRTSVILFLNKIDLFKQKLPKIPLVQYFPEYTGGADINKAAKYILWRFTQTNRARLSVYPHLTQATDTSNIRLVFAAVKETILQNALRDSGIL; encoded by the exons ATGGGAGGTTGTATGTCGACGCCTGAAACTCCCAAACACCCATCGGAAACTAAACAAGTACCAGCAACAACGACCAAATCACCTCAAACTAACCTGTCCAATccctcatcatcacctcTAGTGACTAATAATAGTAATCGCGAATCAACACCGACGAACGGTACACCAGGTCAAGGCCTAGCAGCCGCTTTAGCCGCTACAGAACCTGCCCCTCCAGAATCGAAGAATGATAGAAATAGGAGTAATATAATTGATAGACAATTAGAGGATGACTCcaggaaattcaaaaggGAATGTAAGATCTTGCTATTGG GTTCGGGAGAATCAGGAAAATCCACAATTGTTaagcagatgaagatcatCCATCAAAATGGTTACAGTCGCGAAGAATTACTCAGTTTTCGGCAGATCGTACATAAGAATGTGCTCGATTCTGCGCAGGCTTTGATCATGGCTATGAGGAAGATAGGGGTCGACCCAGAAGAGCCGAACAACAGA GTTTACGCTGATCGAATTCTTGAATATCGGATGGATGCCGACCCACTATCGGTCTTGCCAACAGAAGTCCTACATAACGTCGATTCTCTTTGGCACGATCCGGTGATTCCTTCTGTCATGGACAGATCCTCTGAATTCTACTTGATGGATTCGGCAACCTATTTTTTCGCAAATCTGCGAAAAATTGGAGCAGCCGATTACATACCGGACGAAGCAGATGTACTAAGGGCGAGAACAAAGACCACGGGTATTAGTGAGACTAGGTTCAACATGGGTCAACTGAGTATCCACATGTTCGATGTCGGTGGGCAGAGAAGTGAAAGGAAAAAGTGGATTCATT GTTTCGAAGCCGTTACGTCAATCATATTTTGTGTAGCTTTATCGGAGTATGATCAAGTCTTACTGGAAGAATCCGGCCAAAATCGAATGCAAGAATCCTTGGTACTGTTTGAATCAGTCATCAATTCAAGATGGTTCTTGAGAACATCAgtcatcctcttcttgaaCAAGATAGATCTATTCAAACAGAAACTACCAAAAATACCACTCGTTCAATACTTCCCCGAATATACAG GTGGTGCGGATATAAACAAGGCTGCTAAGTATATACTATGGAGGTTCACTCAAACAAATCGAGCAAGGTTATCTGTTTATCCTCATCTGACACAAGCAACAGACACATCCAAC ATTCGACTAGTATTTGCAGCGGTCAAAGAAACGATTCTGCAGAACGCCTTACGTGATTCCGGTATATTGTAA